A stretch of DNA from Phocoena sinus isolate mPhoSin1 chromosome 5, mPhoSin1.pri, whole genome shotgun sequence:
TAGCAGTAGATGGTCGGGAAATGATTTCTGAATTGGATTAACCTTCCAGTTTTCTTTGAAGTAAATTATTGTTATGTTTCAGCTGAATCTCGTCACTTGCATCTCTTTTATCTCGCCTCCCTCTAAAGGGTTTTCCCAGTGCAGCAACAGCAGGGTTGATTCACACACTGGATCTGTTGCGTACACTTCTGAAACATCATTTCTGCAACTCGGTAACAGGAGCTAACACTTAGAGGACTTTTTCTGAGCCAGGTCCTGTTCTAAGCCTGTATTACTTAAAATCCATATATTAACTCCTGTACTCCTCAAAATACTCTCAGAGGCAggtattattcctattttacagatgggtcaagtaacttgcccgtGGTCACACAGCAGCCTATGCTGTCCTATAGTGCCTTTCTCATGTTCAGTTTAGTGTCAGTTCATGTGATGGCTCCACAAATGCAGTGTATGCTTATATTCTCGGTATTCGTTCTCAAGAAAAATACGCTATTATGAAAGCAAATGACGTACTTTAAAGCTTTGAAGTGTTACATCAAATAgcttattaaagagaaaaaacgaCTTACATATCTCTACTAATAAAGGATCAAAATGACAGATAACGCAGTTTAATCCTTATTCTCTTCTAATAGCAATgatttggaaaatgaaatctgTTTTTCTCGAACAATGATGGCATTCTTTCCACAACTCTGAAGGAACTCTCCCTACTGGCAGATGAAATAAAAGTGAAGTGCAAGTCCTTTGCCTGGGGACGTTTTAACCTTATTTCTTCTTACTTCATTATACAGAGACAGCCAATCTGAATTCCTGATTGTCCAAATACTATTGGTATAGAAATGCCATATTTCAGGCTTCGGAGTATTTTCCTTCAGTTCTCTGCTTTCACAGTGAAATACATGTACTTCAAGTATAATCTTTGCTGAGTTCTAAAATTTTCGGCAGGTGGAAAAAAACCGCGGTAGAAAGGGAAACTTACCCTCCACGTGTTTCAGTttggaaactgaagttcagagaaagcCATAAGAATTCAATTTAAGAAAGATTTATTGATTGCCTAGAGTGTGCATGGTACTCTATTAGACAATGAAATTcaggcacaaaacagacacaggaTCCCTGGCCTCAGGTACCTTATGATGTAAATTAGTATAATACAGATTAGAAACAGACAAGATACACGTCAATGCTCACTTCCTAGGATCGACATTCAAGCACAGTCATTGAAGTAATCCAAAACAGCATCTAATCCTAAATTCactaataaaatgtatttggcCTTGAAATCCACAGCACTTCAAACACAATAATTAAGTTCCACTGCAGATAAAGTCACAAGGATGCAAACACACCGAAACCCTTACGAGGATTATTAATGACTTTTGTTATTCTgggtcttctgttttcttcttattaCTGTTCGAAGCCTCCGCAACACCAGTTTATCAGACAGAAGCATGTCATCCTGTTGTTCTAGATAATCCAGTAAATTTTCGGTCCATTCGAGTGCAGCTTTGTGGCTAATGTGCTTCTCCGGGTTCAGTTCTGTTTTTCTAGTCTTACTGGAAGGCTTGTGCTCGGCAGGCTTGGCCCGGTCCTCGGCACCTTCACCGTCAGTTAGCACTGGACAGTTTGAGTCATTACTCCGAGAGTCAAACCACTGATCAATATTCTCAAGGTCAACATGTTCACAGTCTTCTGTATTCTGTAAAACTGTTGCTAAGTTAGCTGCTAAAATGGCTCCTTCATCAATGTTCATGCCTGAGTTCTCTTCATTGCCAGGGAAAAGTTTTTTCCATGCTTTGGTTATGGTACTTGATTTTACCATGTTCCAAGCTCTTGACACTTCATAAATTGCATCTAACACTGTCAAGTTCTTCCAGAACATTTTGGGGTCGATTCCTTCATCCACGTACTTCTGGAGAAGTCCTGCTCGGTAGTACCTTTTTACTGTGGCTAGAACTCCTTGGCTCATAGGTTGAATGAGACTTGTGACATTTGGTGGTAGATATTTCACAATTATTCTGCCATCATCTGAACTCAACAGTTCTTCATTTGGATGCGCTGGGGGAAAATCCAAAAGGAGCACTGCTTTTTCTAGAAGCCCCTTGGATTTCAAATGCTTCTGTACCTGGGGCACAAAGTACTTTTCAAACCACTGTCTGAAAACAGAATGTTCTATCCATGCACTCTTTTGACTGAAATAAGTGACAGGAAGGTTCGAAAGGTCAGCTCCTTTGAATGCACGAGGCTTTTTTGCTTTCCCCACAACACAAAGATTAAGTTTGTGTAAACCTGTGGCATTTGCACAACATATGATAATGATTCTCTCTCTGCTTGACCTAGAACCAGAAGTGCTCCGTTCAGTTTCAAGAGCTAATGTCCTTGACGGTAGACATTTCCAGAACAATCCGGTTTGATCGGCACCGTAAATTTGTTCTGGTTGTAGATTCTCTCTCTCAACGAATTCCTGAAAGTTACCACAAAACTCACTGGCAGCAGTTTCATCTCctttcagttttgttcctttaccAGCAGCCTTTGGAATACCGTGGCGCTGCTTAAATCGGGTCAGCCAGCCAGATGATGCATTAAAGTCACCTTCCATCCCCAGGGCGTCAAAAAAGAACTTGGCTTGTTTTGCACAAATCGTTCCAGACACTGGAATCCCCTCCGTTTTCTGTTGGTTAAACCACTCTATCATAACTCTATCCAGTTCCTCATATGTTGATGACTTCATAGATTTACGTTTGGATACCCCACTTGTAGGATCTGAACTGTTTGCATAGTTTAttatcctttctttgttttttttaatatcgcGCACTGTGGATTCACCAATTCCATACACCACAGAAAGTTTTTTGAAAGAGATGCCTTCCTCAAGTTTCTTAATAATGTCAAGCTTGTCCTTAATTGTCAACACCACACGCTTTCGTTTCCCCAACATTGTATCTAATATTTTAGACGATTACTAGAACAAGATACGTAACAACTTAGATTTGGACACAATGAGACTAGAAAATGGGGTTTTAAGGTCCCTTTCCTGCCCCCCTAGGACCTAGATGGACAGTGTGCTGGCCAATTTCCAGACAAGGCCTACATGACTCTCTTCGCTTTGCTGTTTTGAAACTTACAAACTTCAAACAACAAGGACTGGCTCCACTTAATCCTACCTTCTATCTTGCCTCCTCCTCCCTTAATTTAAGATCTTTTCATGAACTGCGATCTCAGTGGCGATGACAACCAATATTGCACCAGCAAGGTCTCTAAAACAGTCACATTACATACTTGATTCTTGCCATCCTTATGGGCGAAGCTCTATGTTAAAGAAACTAAGACTCTGGTGGGAGTATTTGGGGCACTGTGCTAGGGAACAAAGAGCTGGAAGAAGGGCTTGCAAACCTGATAGGAAAATCCAACGGGAAAACTCGCCCCCTGACTGCTGTCCTCGTCAGGCAGTGCGCTGTATGGAATGCTACCTCCCCAGGCAAGGGCTGCTACACCATGTGCAAGTGAGTGGTTATGGAAATCGTAAGCAATCAGGGTAAGGCAAGCTGAACAGAAGGGAGCGGTGCGAATCAGGTGAAAGTGGACAGGCAGGAAACTGTGTACTTTAACATGACACAAACCTCCACCTCATGTGTTTGgcaactgaaaaggaaaaaggtggACAAGAAGTGGTGTCACATGATTAAAGAAAGCATCAAAAAACTTCATTGGCAGAAATCAGGACTCATGGTAGAgggtatggggtgggggaaggctcAGTGAAGATGTTACGATAATCCTGGTGAAAGATGATCCTCCATGGGCCAACAGAAGTAGTTCCTGTCGGGGGCTGTATAGGCACTCGGAGCCTCCGAAACCTAAAGGAAGAtaccaaaaacatttttctttcaatatcaGGGTCTGTGGCATTACCCACATCTATCCTGCGACTGTGTTGAGAAAATTAACGCCTCCTAGGAATGTGATGGCTAAATACGACACAGACTGCTTTCAGGCATTATCTAGAGTGTCAGGGAATGGGACCTGCATTGCCTACCTCCTGAAATTAAGAGGTCAGAGAGGAGCCGCGTTAGCAAGGGCCTCTCCCCGCACGGAGAGCTCCGGAACGCCGGACGTCTTTGCTCCGTGGGAGCCCGGATTCCTCCGTGGACGCCAGCGACCAGGATGTCACCGCCGCAGCCAGCCAGCGAGCAGGCGGGCGCTTGGCCCAGGGGACGCCAGTCCGCGGGCCGGAGGCATCGCTCTCCGCCTGCCTTCGCGGCGGCCGAACCAACCTGAGAGCAAATGGAGTCTCCCGAGGGAGGCTGACaccggcggcggcggcagcggcggcggcgcggcggcggcagcagaCAGCAGGCAGCGAGCGTCGCCGCCGGAGCCGGAAGGCGGGGGATTAGGGGGCACGCGCGCGCCCCCGCAGGAACGTTGTGTCGGCGAGGGGGCGGGGCCTCCGCGGGCGAGCGCGCGGCCCGGGGGCGGGGTCTCCGGCAAGCGGGCGGGAGGGGGCGGGCGCAGCCGCCGCGGAGTCTCTGGGCGCCGCGTGGGTTCTGCTAAGGGCCCTGCTGCTCCAACCTGCAGACTGCTTCGCCGGCCAGCAGGGGGCGGTACAAGCTCACCTTGTCTCAGCCCTTTTCCCAGCGTCCCGGTTCCGTGGGCAAGGCTTCCTCCGCTCTCAGGTGCAATAAAAATCGCACCTTCGGAAGGCTCGCGAGAAAGCTGCGCATCCTCAGGTGTTCCGAGCGGGATGCGAATGGGGCAGGGCGAGCGCACGTGGAGCGTGTTTACAAATAGCGGCCCCGGCGTCCGCGCCTCCCCGCGCCGACTCCCGGGTATCCCCAGCCCGCCCGCCGCGGCACGACGAGCCGGAGCAAGGACCGCGAGCCAAGGTAGGAGCGAGCGGACGCGGGTCCTGGCCGAAGGCAGGGAGGTTGGCTCCCCGTGGGGactggggggagaggagaggacgTGGGGCTTACAGTCTGCAGCACCCATCCGAGCGAGCCCTGGACAGGTGGGGCTCAGCGGAGGGCGGTCAAACTGGATATCGGGTCTCTCCTCCCTGGTGGGTTGCTCGAGGGTGTGAGTCACGCTCTCCGTAGAAGCTGCTCTGTGCAGAGCTGCCTGTGCCCGAGTCTGTGGGAAGCTCCCTCGTGAATTTCCTGCCGCTCCTTCACTACCTCTGCTTCTAGGTAGTAGTAGTAAGAGAAATGCAGTTTGACAGAGGCTCCCTTGGTTTGTTTGAAACGGAGATACTGTACGTTTCTATCTTGGCATTTTAAATGGAGGGAATGCGGGCACCTGTGTGCTAATTACCCTGCGATGAACCGTGCCTTCTCCGCGTTCCCGGGCTCGCTTCCCCGCTGGGCCTTCGGAGCCTTCACTGGAGAAGGAGCTCCGCCTTCCTCCTGTAGCACCTGTTTACCGAGGAAACGCTTTTCGTCTTTCCTTTATTACCCTTTTctgtataatttgaaaaaatggaGACGCCTTCAGTTGTTTCTCTAATTTCTGAACATAAATGTCTAACCTTTTTCGTTAACATAAAGTAGCGTAGTAATTCCTCATTTATTTGCAAAGGCCACGTTGTTGCTACAATGTTTCAAAAGGGAACTGACCTGAGCATTCTTACTGTAGAAAAGAAGATGTTGATTTTAAGGCTTCTAATTATCTGACTTCCTTGCCCAGACTGCTCAATTGCCTTCCTCAAAATCGTAGCTTTCCCCTGTCTGACGTGTTGGAGAATCTTTGATCTCCTAGATACACTGTGAAGTTCTAGTGGTTTTTGACAAATGTCTGCTTTTCCTGAAGGTAATctccgccctccccccccccccccccccccccccccccaccaaaatcAACCACTCAGTCTTGGTTGACTATTTTGGATAAAGTGCAACTTCATGCTagttttgtatcattttttaaagtttgcctCTTTTCTCTGATAGTTGTAACAAGCGTGAAAACAGTTGTATCCGAGGTATGAAACGTTATTCATTCCTCATAAGGGAAGAGAAGTGACATTTACTGACTGCCAATCAAATGACACTGGCAGAAGTTGGCAACCTGATTTTCCCCCTACTGGGGTCACTGGTCCCatgatatttaaatgaaatgaactCTGCCTCTTACCTCCCTCCCCCACTATCTCTGGGGTTTAATTTTCTTCCAGACACCACTTGGTCCTTGCTGTTTCTGAATCCTCCAGCTTGCTTATGTCTTACCACTTAGAACTGTTCCCTTTTCATCACCTTGTGTAAGTTCAAATCTGGAACACAGCCCACATTCCTTGATTTCCTCAAAACACCGCTTGGTAGGAGGCAATTGTATTTAGCCAACTTTTAATAAGACGTTacccaagggggcttccctggtggcacagtagatgggaatctgtctgccaatgcagaggacacgggttcgagccctggtccgggaagatcccacgtgccgcggagcagctaagcccgtgtgctgcagctactgagcctgcatgccacaactactgaagcccacgcacctagagccgtgctccgcaacaagagaagccactgcaatgagaagcccacgcaccgtggcgagaagtagcccccgctcaccacaagcaacgaagatccagtgcagccaagaataaattaaattaaatcttaaaaaaaaaagactttaccCAAGACAGCTTTACACGAGATCCTTTCCTCTAACAGACTTGTTCTTTCTTGTTGGGGTAGAGGGGTTGCTAATTGCAGCAGGTATACATTAGAGTACAAGGGGGGGAACCTTAAAATAGAATGTCTGTCAGCCTTGTTTTATTAAGAGCCTAGCTGGCCACAGGGAACTTCTTATTGCCAATTCTTTTCTTTGGGTCACAGTCTTGCCTCCATCTTGCTTTGctgtcctctcccttctctctccagcatttttctCAAggccccttctctccttccctctcaggTGCTTGTGAAATCttaagattctttttcctttattacgCAGAGTCATTTCGTATACTGTTCTGTTTTCTAGTTGTCCCTTACCATTCACTGTGGTTTattctctaatcaaaagacactTCACTCCTGTGGAGTTCTGCCACcagtatttctttccttctacataTACACAGACTCTCTTAATCCTTGTAATAATACTATGAGGCTGATGTTACCTCATTTATGTACAGGGGGGAAAAGGCTAGAAAAGTGTATGAATCTATCAAACATAGGTTGTAGAATGGAGTTTCATTTGGCTTTAAAACAACATTCTCTGCCCACGCTATCACAATCGAAGTATTTAATTTAACTCAAAGacatgaaaagaagaaagtataTCATGATTACTTTTTTGCAATATTAAAGTTGCCCTTTATTAAAATGGAACTTTTGACATTAACCTACCAAAAAGGCGTTCTAGTTGGGAGAGCCCTTCGAGTCTGCAGCCATGTTCACGAGACATAGCATTTAATTGGAATGtgagttttcttaaaattactccAAATCACCTGAAAATGGCTCATGTTTCTCACCATTACAAGCtctaaattccttttctgctGAGATAATATCAGTGCAAGTACATTATGTGCCTCATTTTCAGTGGTAtcctttattcataatagttttGTAGCAGAATAGAAAACCTCTAGGTagagtaaatttttaattttaaaggaactGCTTCTTTGCTTTTGGGCTTCCATTTAGTTTATCATTGACCA
This window harbors:
- the TIGD2 gene encoding tigger transposable element-derived protein 2, translating into MLGKRKRVVLTIKDKLDIIKKLEEGISFKKLSVVYGIGESTVRDIKKNKERIINYANSSDPTSGVSKRKSMKSSTYEELDRVMIEWFNQQKTEGIPVSGTICAKQAKFFFDALGMEGDFNASSGWLTRFKQRHGIPKAAGKGTKLKGDETAASEFCGNFQEFVERENLQPEQIYGADQTGLFWKCLPSRTLALETERSTSGSRSSRERIIIICCANATGLHKLNLCVVGKAKKPRAFKGADLSNLPVTYFSQKSAWIEHSVFRQWFEKYFVPQVQKHLKSKGLLEKAVLLLDFPPAHPNEELLSSDDGRIIVKYLPPNVTSLIQPMSQGVLATVKRYYRAGLLQKYVDEGIDPKMFWKNLTVLDAIYEVSRAWNMVKSSTITKAWKKLFPGNEENSGMNIDEGAILAANLATVLQNTEDCEHVDLENIDQWFDSRSNDSNCPVLTDGEGAEDRAKPAEHKPSSKTRKTELNPEKHISHKAALEWTENLLDYLEQQDDMLLSDKLVLRRLRTVIRRKQKTQNNKSH